From the genome of Malus sylvestris chromosome 13, drMalSylv7.2, whole genome shotgun sequence:
GGGACTAATCGGAACGGTAGTTAGCCccaatttttagaacattgggTAATTGTAAGGTTTGGTAGGTTTGTGAGATCCATGGATATTGGGCCTCTATCCCAGCCCTAAAAAGATTGTGAGATCCAATCTAAAAGAATTTAAAAGGCAAAAAGGAAGACAGTTGGCAGCCTTATCACTCATTGTTTTGGAGGTTTGACTTGCATTCGGGAGACAGAGTGTACCAGGCAGCGAGTGAAAATGGAGGGATCAGACTCTGGGATTTATGGGAATCATCCGTACGCCCCGAGGGATCTAAAGCTACCCGGATTCGTACCCGGATTTCTCTCACAGTCCACCATTCTTGGCGTCTACGGCGTTTCCTCCCTACTCGTCGTTTCCCTCACCTGGCTCTTCTCCGGTACTCCTCCTTCCACTCCACTTCCTATCAGATCCAAATTTTGTTCAGCTCAATTCATTTCACTTCTCTGCACATTGTAATTTGCTCTAGTAATTTGATGCGTGAATTGGGTTTGTGTACAGAGCACAGAAAGTTGAGACTTTTGAGGTCCAAaaagttcatatttttttttcaacttttttgtATGATCTCAAattctttggcttgatttttgAATGTGGCGATTAAATATTCTACCTTTAACTAATCTAAAGTGCAGAAAGAGGGGGATTCGAACTCGGGTGTAGAGGAGCACATCCGCTCTAGGCAATGTGGCTATGCCTACTTATACTGTTATTACTGATTACATCCACTCTAGCCAATATAGGTACACCCGTCTGTGGTGATTACTGGTTGTTAAAACTCGAAAAATCTCCAATAAGGAAAACCCAATAATTCTAGTGTGGCATTTTAGTTCTTGGGTTCGTTTTAGATTCATGCTGTGTCCTTGTTGATTTGATGTTTTCTACGTCTTGGCATTGATAATTGAATGCTATGTAGCTGTAGATGTTATAGTTTTTGTTCAAGTCAACAAATTTGACATTTTGAGGGAGACATAGGAATGCCTCAATCGACATGTTTTACTTTTTGCTATGTACCAGGGAGGTCACCGAGGAAATCAAAACTTGAAAGATGGCTAATGTGTTGGTGGGCTTTCACCGGCCTTACGCACTTGATACTCGAAGGCTATTTTGCATTTTCGCCCGAGTTTTACAAGGATAAGACTGCTTGTTACCTGGCTGAAGTTTGTAAGTTCTGTCTCACATTCTTTCTTAATCTATAAGATTAGCATTGGATACAATTTGCGCAGTTTTATAACCGTTGGGGCTTGTTGGATTATATAGTTCTTATGCTGATAGATAAAAATTGGCAGGGAAAGAGTATAGCAAAGGTGATTCAAGATATGCAGCTAGGGATGCAGGGGTCGTTTCTGTCGAAGGATTAACCGCAGTTATAGAAGGTCCTGCTAGCCTTCTTGCAGTGTAAGATTTTGAGTTTTGATTATCACAAAGTTTATATTGCTGTGCAATGCAAAATTTGATATTCTGAACACGATTTCTGATTCTTGGCAGATATGCAATATCTAAAGGCAAGCCATATAGCTACATACTTCAGTTTGCCATTTCGTTGGGTCAGCTCTATGGAACTGCTGTATATTTCATAACAGCCTACTTGGAAGGTGACAAATTTGCTACAAATTCGTTTTACTACTACGCATACTACATTGCTGCAAACGCCTCCTGGGTTGTAATACCGACGCTCATTTCCATCCGCTGTTGGAAGAAGATTTCTGCAGCAGTACAAGTTCAAGCCCAAGGCCAAGACcagaaaaagaacaaaactcGCTGAGCTTGACTCCAGATCATTAACCTTTTAAGAAGATTTTTGTGGTTTCAAGTTATGCTATGGCTTCATCGAAATAATTTTGGATCATGAAACAGTCAATCAAGTATTTCAATCTGTAAAGacgatatttttttttggagttttgaCCCCAAAGATTTACAAACGATGAATGGTTTCTTGCACTGAGATTAATTGGTATGGATTTGATTGTTTGATACTGCTCATATGTTCGGAATCAGCGATAGGTGTAATCTCTTATGTGAGTTTGTAGATTTATTACATTTTTATGGGAAGGCTAGGTTCATTGTGTTAATTGACTAGGTACTTTAGTACCTATGACATCGAGTGCCCTTGTTTTCGGGGAGAAACTTGCATACCACCAGGGCCCTATACACTCGTTGCGTGTATTCCCGGGGCCACCAAGACTACCCTGTTCCAGGAGTTGTGTCATTACcgtattttctcttcttccaaacAGCAATGAGAGACAAAAACCACGGACCTCATGACTGTAAATCGCAGTTGCTCTGTTTTCCAAATGTGCAAAGAGTTGTCGTCATAGTCCTGATTCTTTGAGGGAAAGGACTAGCCTAACCTCAGAACGTCACCATGGCGTTCTAGATCAATGATACAatgtcatgtgttttaactttctcGCATGTTATTATATTATTGGTCCAGGACACTATTGTGATCTCCTGGGGTTTCGTGAAGTCCCTCTCCTTGTTGAGAAACTAATGTGCCTCTAACATCTGTGTTAACATTAAGGAATCTGCAATTAACTCTGGTGGCCTGTTATCGTATAATCAACGGTTAAGCAGTCAATGACTCCAAGTCTGGCGGGGCGTTCTCTCATGATCAACCGTGGTGGTTACACGTCTGAACTATTTACGGGACTTTGTTTTTTCAATGGTTTGATCCGCAACAAATTTAGAAAATGCTAACTAACTATAACTTAACAGTTGAGAAAATCAGGAACTGAAAGATTGCAGCTCCATAGAACTGAAGGTAATCTTCTGCAAGACTGCAAGGATCTCAGTGccttcaatttcttcaacaAGCTGTCCGTCCACTCTGCTGTCTCCATCTTCAACGATGAAGcgaagaaagaaaaacagaagaaaCATCTGCAGCAGCGCCATAAGACGCTGGTTGATAGAGAAGGGGACTGCAACCCTGAATGGAACCACACAATGCAATTCAACATGAATGACGTGTGCCTGGTTGACGAGTTTGATAATTCCTTTGTAGAATTCCACATGCAATGTGAGAGCGTCTTTGGCAAGAAGAGCATTGGAAAAGTC
Proteins encoded in this window:
- the LOC126596058 gene encoding probable 3-beta-hydroxysteroid-Delta(8),Delta(7)-isomerase, with protein sequence MEGSDSGIYGNHPYAPRDLKLPGFVPGFLSQSTILGVYGVSSLLVVSLTWLFSGRSPRKSKLERWLMCWWAFTGLTHLILEGYFAFSPEFYKDKTACYLAEVWKEYSKGDSRYAARDAGVVSVEGLTAVIEGPASLLAVYAISKGKPYSYILQFAISLGQLYGTAVYFITAYLEGDKFATNSFYYYAYYIAANASWVVIPTLISIRCWKKISAAVQVQAQGQDQKKNKTR